Proteins from one Synergistota bacterium genomic window:
- a CDS encoding TRAP transporter large permease — MEVFWLFFLLFACLALGVPIGISIGVATATVIFFTSSIPLVIIAQRSFTALNSFPLLAIPLFILAGVLMGAGGVSRRLINLADSIVGFATGGLAMVTVLACMFFSAISGSSTATVSAIGSFMIPEMEKRNYDRAFAAALTAAAGCIGVIIPPSISFVIYGIVAQVSIGKLFIAGVIPGIVMGLSLMVVGYFISKKQGYSRGVERPSLSRVWKAFKEAIWALLVPIIILGGIYGGIFTPTEAGGVSVVYSVIVGVFIYRELGWREIYNSLKETVKITGAVIFMIGLSMTFARYLTIERIPIKIVKALLSVSDNPYVILFVINLFLLGVGCFIDNFSSTVILTPILLPIIKCMGIDPVHFGVIMTIALTIGFITPPYGPNLFVASAVSKVSMEIISRKVLWFFLVLVLVLVLVTYVPSLSTYLVNLLLR; from the coding sequence ATGGAGGTATTTTGGTTATTCTTCCTTCTGTTTGCTTGTTTGGCTTTAGGAGTTCCTATAGGTATCTCAATAGGTGTTGCGACAGCTACGGTCATATTTTTCACCAGCAGCATTCCTTTAGTAATCATTGCGCAGAGATCCTTTACCGCTTTGAATTCCTTTCCTCTTTTAGCTATTCCTCTTTTTATTTTAGCTGGCGTCCTTATGGGAGCAGGTGGAGTTTCAAGGAGGCTTATCAATCTTGCTGATAGTATAGTTGGTTTTGCTACTGGAGGACTTGCTATGGTTACAGTGCTAGCTTGCATGTTCTTCAGTGCTATTTCTGGATCGAGTACTGCTACGGTTTCTGCAATTGGAAGCTTCATGATTCCTGAGATGGAAAAAAGAAATTACGATCGTGCATTTGCTGCTGCTCTTACCGCTGCGGCAGGTTGCATAGGTGTTATAATTCCACCAAGCATTTCTTTTGTCATCTATGGTATAGTTGCTCAGGTTTCTATTGGTAAGCTTTTTATTGCTGGGGTGATTCCGGGCATAGTTATGGGGTTATCGCTTATGGTGGTAGGATACTTTATCTCTAAAAAGCAGGGCTATTCCCGAGGAGTGGAACGTCCCTCCCTTTCTCGTGTGTGGAAGGCTTTCAAAGAAGCTATATGGGCTCTACTTGTACCCATAATAATCCTTGGGGGGATATATGGAGGTATTTTCACGCCTACGGAAGCAGGTGGGGTTTCAGTCGTTTATTCCGTTATAGTGGGTGTTTTTATCTATAGAGAGCTCGGCTGGAGAGAAATATATAATTCCTTAAAAGAGACGGTGAAGATAACCGGAGCTGTTATTTTCATGATAGGCTTATCGATGACATTTGCGAGATATCTAACTATAGAGAGAATTCCGATTAAGATAGTAAAGGCTTTATTAAGCGTTTCTGACAATCCTTATGTTATACTGTTCGTTATAAATCTCTTTCTCCTTGGTGTTGGATGCTTTATAGATAACTTTTCCTCTACGGTTATACTAACTCCTATTTTGCTTCCTATTATAAAGTGCATGGGAATAGATCCAGTGCATTTTGGTGTTATAATGACCATAGCTTTAACCATAGGTTTTATTACACCTCCTTATGGACCTAATCTCTTCGTTGCTTCTGCGGTTTCCAAAGTAAGCATGGAGATCATCTCGAG
- a CDS encoding TRAP transporter small permease, which produces MRVRDFFNKLEEYLLIGGMAFIVILVFAQVIMRYIFLYSPAWVQELCTYIFIWGAWIGASYAIRQHSHLRIRFVLEKFNGRWRLFLEVVSLLIWFLFCVFLAWTGTQLVILLFRHGELSIAMRIPIGYAYASVPVGGALMGIRLVSEIVSTLKKVERWG; this is translated from the coding sequence ATGAGGGTAAGAGATTTTTTCAATAAGCTCGAGGAGTATCTTCTAATTGGGGGGATGGCCTTTATAGTGATCCTTGTTTTTGCGCAGGTGATAATGAGGTATATCTTTCTATATTCCCCTGCCTGGGTTCAGGAGCTATGCACATATATATTTATCTGGGGAGCATGGATTGGGGCGAGCTACGCTATTAGACAGCACTCTCATCTAAGGATTCGCTTTGTTTTAGAGAAATTTAATGGCAGATGGAGACTGTTTCTGGAGGTAGTTTCTCTTTTAATATGGTTCTTATTCTGTGTTTTTCTTGCTTGGACTGGAACCCAGCTTGTTATCCTTCTATTTCGTCATGGAGAGCTTTCCATAGCTATGCGCATACCCATAGGATACGCATATGCGTCTGTTCCTGTAGGTGGTGCGTTAATGGGGATAAGGCTCGTTAGTGAGATCGTATCTACATTGAAAAAGGTAGAGAGGTGGGGTTAG